In Haloplanus rubicundus, one DNA window encodes the following:
- a CDS encoding mechanosensitive ion channel family protein yields MLGGLVAGLDALPAWQATAVVLALSLGGAVLLELVGVRLARRLTRRTETTLDDIVFEELRVPLVVTVALAGVYVLTRVESVATATLVDARTLSLFFGRPSLTVIVLVWARALNRVVNRLVEAVKDRGDRFDFAPVFSNVWTLVVLVGTVAVLLSLWEYDISPLLAGAGIAGIAIGFAAKDTVANFFGGIALYFDDTYKLGDFVVLDSGESGTVVKVGVRSTTLLTRDEVLVTVPNSVLNATRVTNESAPGRRRRVRVPVGVAYGTDIDAFEDLLVDLALAESLVLDAPKPRMRFRRFGDSALEYELLCWVNGPTRAARARHELNRVIYHALDDADIEIPYPRSDVTVREADEAATDERRPPGDDAVAGGR; encoded by the coding sequence GTGCTCGGCGGACTCGTGGCTGGACTCGACGCCCTCCCCGCGTGGCAAGCCACGGCCGTCGTCCTCGCGCTCTCTCTCGGGGGCGCCGTCCTCCTCGAACTGGTGGGCGTCCGTCTCGCCCGCCGTCTCACCCGCCGAACCGAGACGACCCTCGACGACATCGTGTTCGAGGAACTCCGGGTGCCCCTCGTCGTCACCGTCGCCCTCGCGGGCGTCTACGTCCTGACGCGCGTGGAGTCCGTGGCGACGGCGACGCTCGTCGACGCCCGCACCCTCTCGCTGTTTTTCGGCCGCCCCTCGCTGACGGTCATCGTCCTCGTGTGGGCGCGGGCGCTCAACCGCGTCGTCAACCGCCTCGTCGAGGCGGTGAAGGATCGGGGCGACCGCTTCGATTTCGCCCCCGTCTTCTCGAACGTCTGGACGCTCGTCGTCCTCGTCGGCACCGTCGCCGTCCTGCTCTCGCTGTGGGAGTACGACATTTCGCCCCTGCTGGCAGGGGCCGGCATCGCGGGCATCGCCATCGGCTTCGCCGCCAAGGACACCGTCGCCAACTTCTTCGGCGGGATCGCGTTGTATTTCGACGACACCTACAAACTCGGGGACTTCGTCGTCCTCGACTCCGGCGAGTCGGGAACGGTCGTGAAGGTGGGCGTCCGCTCGACCACCCTGCTGACTCGCGACGAGGTGCTCGTCACGGTGCCGAACTCCGTCCTGAACGCGACGCGGGTCACCAACGAGTCGGCGCCGGGCCGACGCCGGCGGGTCCGGGTGCCCGTCGGCGTCGCCTACGGCACCGACATCGACGCCTTCGAGGACCTGCTGGTCGACCTCGCGCTCGCGGAGTCGCTGGTGCTCGACGCCCCCAAACCGCGGATGCGATTCCGGCGGTTCGGCGACTCGGCGCTCGAGTACGAACTGCTCTGCTGGGTGAACGGCCCGACGCGGGCGGCGCGGGCGCGCCACGAACTCAACCGCGTCATCTACCACGCGCTCGACGACGCGGACATCGAGATTCCGTACCCGCGAAGCGACGTGACGGTCAGGGAAGCGGACGAGGCGGCGACGGACGAACGCCGGCCGCCCGGCGACGACGCCGTCGCTGGCGGTCGGTGA
- a CDS encoding DUF5059 domain-containing protein translates to MRQTRRRLLQTTGVALGGVGLAGCGGQSGTDANESTATDTETATDTAEPTATETPTAEASAATALAAQWNVMRARLHDAMALGHTGQHAAAASLVGDVFARFENAGGEWGAHEGLESTSESAYESFEEHLGAARTGLEEGSAEDAMDALAEAETNLLSAQRGRTSTDVAEVFTIMTFAARVRDVDALATAGLTDAAATVGQEVFADFEGAAVHDTIESAGEEYYEAFEGGMEEVVSAAQSGDAEAVHEAALASSQGAVDAAYELTSEAIAGVAHLSLMGAVGFDAEMAAGMGGPGLGVAHAAGLNGYRIRVRDAQWLYDAGQAEAAKAAAQSIFQHFEGARAHEALEEASEEAYGQFEHEGLEALVTAIEDGDDAGVDDAVATVHGGLTTGIDALAGQNAAILQSGFFRARLGDAHERYLLGEGEVAATIAEDLFALFEENQSGFHESLEETSEDLYHTFEEDHLAALPDAFRNGDDEAVATHVTGAMDALIEYEAMAGSTAVASAAAAGYVTGRAGDAGALSTAGATDRAETVASDAFAYFEAGANGFHEAVEDASEERYASFEEALGALRSATTGSADAYGAATTFADEATAAVYAIVENGSSGGDVNAAPLVSAVFATFENARVHEAVEAGDREFYEAFESALSDYVSALESGADVDAAAERYAQATRNAAFAVAGAADDAPAMSMGGGGSGSGEDPELSGGPNVVEGVPDDADHVVSMQAVAFEPAELTVSVGDTVAWEWAAGEPHNVVAYEDGIPEGATYWASGGFESEEAARSGWENGEGAVQEGQSYVHTFETTGEHAYFCVPHEAAGMEGMIVVEE, encoded by the coding sequence ATGCGGCAAACCAGACGACGGTTACTACAGACCACCGGCGTCGCCCTCGGCGGCGTCGGGCTGGCCGGTTGTGGTGGCCAGAGCGGAACCGATGCGAACGAGTCGACGGCGACGGACACCGAGACGGCGACGGACACCGCCGAACCGACTGCGACGGAGACGCCGACGGCCGAGGCGTCCGCAGCGACGGCGCTCGCCGCCCAGTGGAACGTGATGCGCGCCCGTCTTCACGACGCGATGGCGCTCGGCCACACGGGACAGCACGCGGCGGCGGCGAGCCTCGTCGGCGACGTGTTCGCTCGCTTCGAGAACGCCGGCGGTGAGTGGGGTGCCCACGAGGGACTGGAGTCGACCAGCGAGTCGGCCTACGAGTCCTTCGAGGAACACCTTGGCGCGGCCCGCACCGGCTTGGAGGAGGGCTCGGCCGAGGACGCGATGGACGCCCTCGCGGAAGCGGAGACGAACCTGCTCTCGGCCCAGCGCGGCCGCACGTCGACCGACGTGGCCGAGGTGTTCACGATCATGACTTTCGCCGCCCGCGTCCGCGACGTGGACGCCCTCGCGACTGCCGGCCTGACCGACGCGGCGGCGACGGTCGGTCAGGAGGTCTTCGCCGACTTCGAGGGAGCGGCCGTTCACGACACCATCGAGTCCGCCGGTGAGGAGTACTACGAGGCCTTCGAGGGCGGCATGGAAGAGGTCGTCTCCGCGGCTCAGTCCGGCGACGCCGAGGCGGTCCACGAGGCCGCCCTAGCCTCGTCGCAGGGCGCCGTCGACGCGGCCTACGAACTCACGTCCGAGGCCATCGCGGGAGTCGCCCACCTCTCCCTGATGGGTGCGGTCGGCTTCGACGCCGAGATGGCCGCGGGCATGGGTGGCCCCGGCCTAGGCGTCGCCCACGCCGCCGGTCTCAACGGCTACCGTATCCGCGTCCGCGACGCCCAGTGGCTCTACGACGCCGGGCAGGCCGAGGCCGCGAAGGCGGCCGCCCAGTCCATCTTCCAGCACTTCGAGGGCGCCCGCGCCCACGAGGCCCTGGAGGAGGCCAGCGAGGAGGCGTACGGGCAGTTCGAACACGAGGGGCTCGAAGCCCTCGTCACGGCCATCGAGGACGGCGACGACGCCGGCGTCGACGACGCCGTGGCGACCGTCCACGGCGGTCTCACGACGGGCATCGACGCGCTGGCCGGCCAGAACGCGGCCATCCTCCAGTCCGGCTTCTTCCGTGCCCGCCTCGGCGACGCCCACGAGCGCTACCTGCTGGGCGAGGGCGAGGTCGCCGCGACCATCGCGGAGGACCTCTTCGCCCTGTTCGAGGAGAACCAGTCCGGCTTCCACGAGTCCCTGGAGGAGACAAGCGAGGACCTCTATCACACCTTCGAGGAGGACCACCTGGCGGCCCTGCCCGACGCCTTCCGGAACGGCGACGACGAGGCGGTAGCAACCCACGTCACCGGCGCGATGGACGCGCTGATCGAGTACGAGGCGATGGCCGGATCGACGGCCGTCGCGAGCGCTGCCGCCGCGGGCTACGTGACCGGTCGCGCTGGCGACGCGGGCGCCCTCTCGACGGCCGGCGCGACCGACCGCGCCGAGACGGTCGCGAGCGACGCCTTCGCCTACTTCGAGGCCGGCGCCAACGGCTTCCACGAGGCTGTCGAGGACGCCAGCGAGGAGCGCTACGCTTCCTTCGAGGAGGCGCTCGGCGCCCTCCGATCGGCGACGACCGGCTCGGCCGACGCCTACGGCGCCGCGACGACGTTCGCGGACGAGGCGACCGCGGCCGTCTACGCCATCGTCGAGAACGGTAGCTCCGGCGGCGACGTGAACGCTGCGCCACTGGTGAGCGCGGTGTTCGCGACCTTCGAGAACGCTCGCGTCCACGAGGCCGTCGAGGCGGGCGACCGGGAGTTCTACGAGGCCTTCGAGTCCGCGCTCTCGGACTACGTCTCTGCACTGGAGAGCGGCGCGGACGTGGACGCGGCCGCCGAGCGGTACGCACAAGCGACCCGGAACGCGGCCTTCGCCGTCGCCGGCGCCGCGGACGACGCGCCCGCGATGTCGATGGGCGGCGGTGGCAGCGGTAGCGGCGAGGACCCCGAGCTATCGGGTGGCCCGAACGTCGTCGAGGGCGTGCCCGACGACGCCGACCACGTCGTCAGCATGCAGGCCGTCGCATTCGAGCCGGCGGAACTCACCGTCTCCGTCGGCGACACGGTGGCGTGGGAGTGGGCCGCTGGCGAACCCCACAACGTCGTCGCCTACGAGGACGGGATTCCCGAGGGCGCGACCTACTGGGCCTCGGGCGGCTTCGAGTCCGAGGAGGCCGCCCGGTCCGGCTGGGAGAACGGCGAGGGCGCCGTACAAGAGGGCCAGTCGTACGTCCACACCTTCGAGACGACCGGCGAACACGCCTACTTCTGCGTCCCGCACGAGGCGGCGGGCATGGAGGGAATGATCGTCGTCGAGGAGTGA
- a CDS encoding uracil-xanthine permease family protein, protein MSDREDRAGFVSYGIDDKPPLGTSVLLGVQHYLTMVGANVAVPLILAGALGMPESVIPRFVGTFFVVSGIATLAQTTFGNRYPIVQGAPFSMLAPALAVIGVVQASNPTGPAWEAALLQLQGAIVVAAVVEVAVGYFGLLGRLRTFISPVIIAPTIALIGLALFNAPQVTSATGNWWLLGLTLGLIVLFSQYLGDASRAFQLFPVLLGVVVAWVIAAVLSVAGVYAPGTSGYVDLASVAAAPAVMPIYPLQWGVPRVETAYVIGMLAGVAASMLESFGDYHAVARLSGIGAPSEERINHGIGMEGLMNVFAGLMGTGGSTSYSENIGAIGLTGVASRYVVQIGAAVMLVVGFVGYFGQLIATIPDPIVGGLYVAMFGQIVAVGLSNLEYVDLDSSRNVFVVGIALFTGLAIPAYMGNVGSAAAFREGMRGVAVLGPVLGARAVADTVYVIGSTGMAVGGLVAFVLDNTIEGTREERGLVEWEQATEDDAAFTSAFDRFLRD, encoded by the coding sequence ATGAGTGATCGGGAGGACCGTGCGGGGTTCGTCTCGTACGGCATCGACGACAAACCGCCGCTCGGCACGTCGGTGCTGCTCGGCGTCCAGCATTACCTGACGATGGTCGGCGCGAACGTCGCCGTCCCGCTGATCCTCGCGGGGGCGCTCGGAATGCCCGAGTCGGTGATCCCGCGCTTCGTCGGCACGTTCTTCGTCGTCTCGGGAATCGCGACGCTCGCCCAGACGACGTTCGGCAACCGCTACCCCATCGTGCAGGGGGCGCCCTTCTCGATGTTGGCGCCGGCGCTCGCGGTCATCGGCGTCGTGCAGGCGAGCAACCCGACGGGGCCGGCGTGGGAGGCCGCACTCCTGCAACTCCAGGGTGCCATCGTCGTCGCCGCCGTCGTGGAGGTGGCGGTGGGCTACTTCGGCCTGCTCGGCCGGCTCCGGACGTTCATCTCGCCGGTCATCATCGCGCCGACCATCGCGCTGATCGGCCTCGCGCTGTTCAACGCGCCGCAGGTGACGAGCGCGACGGGCAACTGGTGGTTGCTGGGGCTGACGCTCGGCCTGATCGTCCTGTTCTCGCAGTATCTCGGCGACGCCTCGCGGGCCTTTCAGCTGTTCCCGGTCCTGCTCGGCGTCGTCGTCGCGTGGGTGATCGCCGCCGTCCTCTCGGTGGCGGGCGTCTACGCGCCGGGCACGTCGGGTTACGTCGACCTCGCGTCCGTCGCCGCGGCGCCGGCGGTCATGCCCATCTACCCGCTCCAGTGGGGGGTCCCGCGGGTCGAGACGGCCTACGTCATCGGGATGCTCGCGGGCGTCGCGGCCTCCATGCTGGAGTCGTTCGGCGACTACCACGCCGTCGCCCGACTCTCGGGCATCGGCGCCCCGAGCGAGGAGCGCATCAACCACGGCATCGGGATGGAAGGCCTGATGAACGTCTTCGCCGGCCTCATGGGCACCGGTGGCTCCACCTCCTACTCGGAGAACATCGGCGCCATCGGCCTGACCGGCGTCGCCTCGCGCTACGTCGTCCAGATCGGTGCCGCGGTGATGCTCGTGGTCGGCTTCGTCGGCTACTTCGGCCAACTGATCGCGACCATCCCCGACCCCATCGTCGGCGGCCTCTACGTCGCCATGTTCGGCCAGATCGTCGCCGTCGGCCTCTCGAATCTGGAGTACGTCGACCTCGACTCCTCGCGAAACGTCTTCGTCGTCGGCATCGCGCTCTTTACGGGTCTCGCCATCCCGGCCTACATGGGCAACGTGGGGAGTGCGGCTGCCTTCCGCGAGGGGATGCGCGGGGTCGCCGTCCTCGGTCCGGTCCTCGGCGCCCGGGCCGTCGCCGACACCGTCTACGTCATCGGATCGACGGGCATGGCCGTCGGCGGCCTCGTCGCGTTCGTCCTCGACAACACCATCGAGGGGACCCGCGAGGAACGCGGCCTCGTCGAGTGGGAACAGGCGACCGAGGACGACGCCGCCTTCACGTCCGCGTTCGACCGGTTCCTTCGCGACTGA